The Acidicapsa ligni genome has a window encoding:
- a CDS encoding alpha/beta hydrolase, translating into MAENSKRTIVLIHGLWMTSLSWEHWVQFYEEQGYRVIARGWPGMDVGIDVLRQDPSTIATIGLSDIVDHYESIIRDLSEPPIIIGHSFGGLVTQILLDRGLGSAGVAIASAPVKGVLFLPFSTVRVIFPALSSPANNHRAVPLSAEQFHYAFTNTLSEEESLAVYEKYAVPGPDHVVFQAAFANFNSDSEAAVDFRNETRAPLLLIAGGLDHVSPPSVIKTTKHLYRKTSAITAYKEYPERTHYTLGQDGWQEVASFALGWAEHPIAIDVEE; encoded by the coding sequence ATGGCTGAAAACAGCAAACGGACAATCGTACTCATTCACGGCCTATGGATGACCTCACTGAGTTGGGAACATTGGGTTCAGTTTTATGAAGAACAGGGTTACAGAGTGATCGCGCGGGGTTGGCCCGGTATGGACGTCGGCATAGATGTTTTGAGGCAGGATCCCTCGACAATAGCTACGATCGGCCTAAGTGATATCGTCGACCACTACGAATCGATCATTCGAGATCTTTCCGAACCACCGATTATCATCGGACATTCGTTTGGTGGTTTGGTAACTCAGATTCTTCTGGATCGCGGCCTCGGCTCGGCAGGAGTTGCTATCGCATCGGCTCCGGTGAAGGGCGTGCTCTTCCTTCCGTTCTCGACCGTAAGAGTGATATTCCCGGCCCTTAGCAGTCCTGCGAATAACCACAGAGCCGTTCCTCTCAGCGCAGAGCAATTCCACTATGCCTTCACAAATACCTTGAGTGAGGAGGAATCGTTGGCGGTCTACGAGAAGTATGCAGTCCCAGGGCCAGACCATGTTGTGTTCCAAGCGGCATTCGCTAATTTCAACTCCGATTCAGAGGCGGCTGTCGATTTCAGGAATGAGACGCGGGCGCCGTTGTTGCTGATTGCAGGAGGTCTTGACCACGTTTCACCGCCTTCTGTGATCAAGACCACAAAGCATTTGTACCGGAAGACATCGGCGATAACCGCCTACAAGGAATATCCAGAGCGGACACACTACACGCTCGGCCAAGACGGATGGCAAGAGGTGGCGAGTTTTGCTCTTGGCTGGGCAGAACACCCGATTGCGATCGATGTCGAAGAGTGA
- a CDS encoding DUF3034 family protein: MRTTTPHHLYILVTLLAVAFLGIRSADGQALTMDGQSGVFFQPWANVVPASPKKFNGPTLSYHAVTAGPVAGDYYNVSLEEGFGNWLEFGFTRGNHTDGGDPTFSPLFNYAGMNIFNVKAKVIAENIHHMKWVPAVAIGGVLRTNVPYVSQTFVHKNATNGDIYGVATKLLVIEKKLPLLLSGGVRGTNAEVYGYGGNATNWQARTFGAIAFPLPMKHVLIAPTFEVDQEPHHLAYVTYANIPTTLIYAVRISRYPDMKWSVDIGTGHVVSSAAPGVNLKANNALALALDYRF; encoded by the coding sequence ATGCGTACAACAACACCTCACCACCTATACATTTTGGTCACTCTATTGGCGGTTGCCTTCCTGGGCATTCGCTCCGCGGACGGTCAGGCCCTCACGATGGACGGACAGTCGGGGGTATTCTTTCAACCTTGGGCCAATGTCGTTCCAGCATCCCCCAAAAAGTTCAACGGTCCAACGCTCAGTTACCACGCAGTGACGGCTGGCCCTGTAGCGGGAGATTACTATAACGTGTCTCTCGAAGAAGGCTTCGGCAACTGGCTTGAATTCGGCTTCACTCGAGGCAACCACACCGATGGAGGTGATCCCACTTTTAGTCCCCTATTCAACTATGCTGGGATGAATATTTTCAATGTAAAGGCAAAGGTCATCGCCGAAAATATCCACCACATGAAATGGGTTCCAGCGGTGGCGATTGGAGGAGTCCTTCGCACGAATGTCCCTTATGTCAGTCAGACCTTCGTCCACAAGAACGCAACAAACGGGGACATCTACGGGGTAGCAACCAAGCTTCTTGTCATAGAGAAAAAATTGCCTCTTCTGTTGAGCGGAGGAGTTCGCGGCACGAACGCAGAGGTTTATGGATATGGCGGCAACGCCACCAACTGGCAAGCGCGGACATTCGGGGCGATTGCCTTTCCTCTTCCGATGAAACACGTTTTGATCGCACCGACCTTTGAAGTAGACCAAGAACCGCATCATCTCGCGTATGTAACCTATGCCAATATCCCTACCACGCTGATCTACGCTGTGCGCATCTCACGTTACCCCGACATGAAGTGGAGTGTGGATATTGGCACGGGACATGTAGTGTCCAGTGCCGCTCCGGGCGTAAACCTGAAAGCCAACAATGCGCTTGCCTTAGCTTTGGACTACCGTTTCTAG